CTTTTACTTGTTTTTCTTTTCTGTGTACTGACTCCAAGGATTCTAAGGTCGGTTCAATGGTTCCAATCACTTCTGCTTGTTCAGAAGCAGTATTCACCGGCATTCTTATTCGACCCTTGGAAAGAAAAATATCAGCCCAGAGGCCATCTGATTCAACATGAAAATGAATGAACCCTTTTCCATTTAAGTGAAAATTGGTTGGTCTCACTTCGCTTAAAATTTCAGAACTTCTCAAAAAATTGAGCAGCAAAGCCAAGGTTTCAATTGTCTCTTGCTTCATTTCCCATCTCTTTGAACTCGATGATGGTTCAAGTAACCAATTTATTGAATCTTCAGACGCTCCTAGAACTCAGTCCACAGGCAGCACTGAACCGATGTTCCATTGATTATGGTTATAAAGCGGCTGCTGAATTGAAAAATCTGGGTCTTTCGGTTTGGCTCCAAGCTGATGAAGTATGTGACTGAGAGCGACCTCAGCTGCCCTTTTGGTCCCATCCTGAGCTTTCAAGGCAATCCCCAATCCCAATCCAGGGATTCCTGCGGCAAATACCCCTTCTGCTCCCGTTTTACAGACAACACTTCCCCCAAAAGCTTTCATCACTGTCGTACAGTGTCGATCTGTTCCTGCCACATAAAAGGGCTCAGTAACCATTGCAGACCGTAATTTCTCACATGCCACCTTGTGTTCTTTGGTAAGTTGATCTCCTGTAGCAAATCGGGCAAATCCTTTCGCCACTGCTTTCAAGGAGACTCCCCAGGTTGGAATGGAACAGCCGTCGATCCCCATCGGAGCATCTCTAAGATCAAGCTCCATCATATACTCAAGAATTGAGCGTATTTCTTTTTGGATCCCATGGTCCGGATGAATATATCCCTTTGAATCAAGTTGTCGCTGTCTTGCCAAAGTAAGAAAACCCGTATGCTTTCCAGAACAGTTGTTATGAAGTGGTACCGGGTAACTCCCTGCTCTCGAAAGATCATGAGCTGACTCATCGTGGCTTGGCCAATGGCTTCCACATTCCAAATCATTTACTCCGCAGCCAATACGTTCCAACCATGAGGAAACTACCCGTAAGTGAGCCGGTTCCGCACCATGAGATGAACAAGCCATCGCTAACTCTTTAGTACTCATTTGGAAGCGTTCGTCAGCTCCACTCAGGATCAGCGGGATCGCTTGCAGAGGTTTCACTGCAGAACGTGGGAAGGTGAGAAATTCAATATCGCCCCAACCTTCGACCACCTTACCTGATGAATCAGTTACGACTGCATGGACGAGATGCAGGCTTTCCCGGTATCCACCTCGCTGAACCTCAATTTTGAGTGGGTCTTTGATCAGCATATTCTTCTCTGACTTTACTTGATTGAAGTATTCAAATCGTCTGTGATTGATTGAAAATTTCTGAAATTCGTTGGTCAAATATCATCAAATCGATTTGTTTGATCCAGACAAATTGAGAAACCTCCTGTTGATTACTTTACAGAATTCTGACGCAAATAAGGTGGCAACCCCAGAAGGTTGGGAGCCAGGCGACAAGGTGATTGTCTCTCGGCCTACAACCACAGAAGCTCGAGTTAATGAAGGCTACGAATGTACAGATTGGTATTTCTGCAAAAAAGTAGCTTGAAATAGTCAGGCCCAGTAATAGTTGTTGGGCTTTTTTCATTAACTGAGTCAATCAATTCAGTAAGTTGGATTAACCACCTTCAAAGCCAAGCAAGACATTCGCTACATTCTGGCCCACCATATCCAGCGCATAGCCTCCTTCCAAAACAAAAACTGTAGGGAGATTTAGCTTAAACAACTGCTTTCCACACTTTAGATAGTCGGCTGTTTCCATACAAAAAAAACTGATTGGATCCTCTTTGTA
Above is a genomic segment from SAR324 cluster bacterium containing:
- a CDS encoding asparaginase, yielding MLIKDPLKIEVQRGGYRESLHLVHAVVTDSSGKVVEGWGDIEFLTFPRSAVKPLQAIPLILSGADERFQMSTKELAMACSSHGAEPAHLRVVSSWLERIGCGVNDLECGSHWPSHDESAHDLSRAGSYPVPLHNNCSGKHTGFLTLARQRQLDSKGYIHPDHGIQKEIRSILEYMMELDLRDAPMGIDGCSIPTWGVSLKAVAKGFARFATGDQLTKEHKVACEKLRSAMVTEPFYVAGTDRHCTTVMKAFGGSVVCKTGAEGVFAAGIPGLGLGIALKAQDGTKRAAEVALSHILHQLGAKPKDPDFSIQQPLYNHNQWNIGSVLPVD